Proteins co-encoded in one alpha proteobacterium HIMB5 genomic window:
- a CDS encoding glutamine amidotransferase family protein (PFAM: Glutamine amidotransferase class-I), whose product MKNLNILIVEGNVEQDSKMFIEAAGVKVSENLKNLFLRFEPDANIEIIHPGNDNESSLAIGKINSYDGIAFTGGAMRLNDMSDEINKHIKFAKDCLNSGKKILAICWGLQVCSVAAGGKVNKGKKGAHMGIATSVKINEEGLKHPLYESKKNGFNTPAFNFDEVCEIPENSIVLASNSVNDVMGLMINYKNSVVWGMQYHSDYEYKQTINLTNLRKEKLLKNNYFKNEDEFSQHISLIKEEDKKLDFENKTFEIRNWLKFIKD is encoded by the coding sequence GTGAAAAATTTAAATATTTTAATTGTTGAAGGCAATGTCGAACAAGACTCTAAAATGTTCATTGAAGCTGCTGGCGTAAAAGTTTCAGAAAATTTAAAAAATTTATTTTTAAGATTTGAGCCAGATGCAAATATTGAAATTATTCATCCTGGTAATGACAACGAAAGCTCTTTAGCTATAGGAAAAATTAATAGTTATGACGGAATTGCTTTTACAGGTGGAGCAATGAGACTGAATGATATGTCTGATGAAATTAATAAACATATTAAATTTGCAAAAGATTGTTTGAACAGTGGAAAAAAAATTTTAGCAATTTGTTGGGGATTACAAGTTTGTTCTGTTGCTGCAGGTGGAAAAGTAAATAAAGGAAAGAAAGGCGCCCATATGGGAATCGCTACATCTGTTAAAATAAACGAAGAAGGTTTAAAGCACCCACTATATGAGAGCAAAAAAAATGGATTTAACACTCCAGCTTTTAACTTTGACGAAGTATGTGAAATACCAGAAAATTCAATAGTGCTTGCTAGTAATTCTGTAAATGACGTAATGGGATTAATGATAAATTATAAGAATAGTGTAGTTTGGGGTATGCAATATCATTCTGATTACGAGTATAAACAAACAATTAATCTTACTAACCTAAGAAAAGAAAAATTATTAAAAAATAATTATTTCAAAAATGAAGATGAATTTTCACAACATATTTCACTCATTAAAGAGGAAGATAAAAAATTAGATTTTGAAAACAAAACCTTTGAAATTAGAAATTGGCTTAAATTCATCAAAGATTAA
- a CDS encoding alcohol dehydrogenase, iron-dependent (PFAM: Iron-containing alcohol dehydrogenase), whose product MQKYNWNYPTTMWVGENRIKDLGDACKNLNIKKPLLVTDKGLAEADIVKKALADLEKEGFSVQLYSNVVGNPTGGNVEEGVASYKKNECDGVIAFGGGSGLDVGKAIAFMSGQNLSIWDFEDVGDNWTKANSEKIAPIIAVPTTAGTGSETGRASVILNEETGVKKIIFHPKFLPSIVILDPHLTVGLPAEITAATGMDALAHNLEAFCAPGFHPMADGIALEGMRLINKWLLIAVNDGNNIEARMNMLTAASMGSTAFQKGLGAIHSLSHPVNALNNVHHGLSNAIFMPYVLTFNKDVIEEKIVKICDYLEFKVKSFDEFVNWTLKLREDLNIPHKLSEVIKEVDFDIERLSKMALEDPSTGGNPKKLSVEDMKVMYEHSMSGKLF is encoded by the coding sequence ATGCAAAAATATAACTGGAATTACCCAACAACAATGTGGGTAGGTGAGAATAGAATTAAAGATTTAGGCGACGCTTGTAAAAACTTAAATATTAAAAAACCTTTACTTGTAACTGATAAAGGTTTGGCTGAGGCTGACATAGTCAAAAAAGCTTTAGCTGATTTAGAAAAAGAAGGATTTTCAGTTCAACTATATTCAAATGTAGTTGGTAACCCAACAGGTGGCAATGTTGAGGAAGGTGTTGCTAGTTATAAGAAAAACGAATGTGATGGTGTAATCGCATTTGGTGGAGGCAGTGGATTGGATGTAGGTAAAGCTATTGCTTTTATGTCTGGTCAAAATTTATCTATATGGGATTTTGAAGATGTTGGAGACAATTGGACAAAAGCAAATTCTGAAAAGATAGCTCCAATAATTGCAGTTCCAACAACTGCAGGAACTGGATCTGAAACAGGACGAGCCTCGGTAATTTTAAATGAAGAAACTGGAGTAAAAAAAATAATTTTTCATCCCAAATTTTTACCATCAATCGTAATCTTAGATCCACATTTAACAGTAGGCCTTCCAGCAGAAATTACTGCAGCAACTGGTATGGATGCTCTTGCTCATAACCTTGAAGCTTTTTGTGCACCTGGCTTTCATCCAATGGCAGATGGTATTGCACTTGAGGGCATGAGATTAATAAATAAATGGTTGTTAATAGCTGTTAATGATGGAAATAATATTGAAGCAAGAATGAATATGCTCACAGCTGCAAGTATGGGCTCAACTGCGTTTCAAAAAGGCTTAGGCGCTATTCACTCTTTAAGTCACCCAGTAAATGCTCTGAATAATGTTCATCATGGCTTATCTAACGCTATATTTATGCCTTATGTTTTGACATTTAATAAAGATGTGATCGAAGAAAAAATCGTAAAGATTTGTGATTATTTAGAATTTAAAGTTAAATCTTTTGATGAGTTTGTTAATTGGACTTTAAAGTTAAGAGAAGATTTAAATATTCCTCATAAACTGTCAGAGGTGATAAAGGAAGTAGATTTTGATATCGAGCGTTTATCAAAAATGGCGTTAGAAGATCCATCCACAGGTGGTAATCCAAAAAAACTTTCTGTAGAAGATATGAAAGTCATGTATGAACATAGCATGTCTGGAAAACTATTTTAA
- a CDS encoding aldehyde dehydrogenase family protein (PFAM: Aldehyde dehydrogenase family) encodes MQQTITPIDNTVYIEREYNSDKIESTIINSTNAQIGWYNLGVKERVSLLKKFVDDFLSKEKKISEELSRQIGRPISQAVGELKGFKERADYMLSIAEKKLADIDVTKDSNFKSFIRRRALGVVFVIAPWNYPYLTAVNSIIPALAAGNTVILKHSAQTPLCAEQLYESAKKTLPKDVFNFLHLNHSDGLKVVSDNRINFVSFTGSVKAGYDVQKATHTKFIDMALELGGKDPAYARYDCDLDKTVENLVDGSFFNSGQSCCGIERIYVDEKIYDNFLEKFISLSYNYKLGNPLEKENNLGPVVKLSAAEFIVNQMEKAVSKGAKKMIDENKFKFPKEHKNYLVPQVLTNVNHDMDFMTEETFGPCVGIMKVKNEDEAVSLMNDSPYGLTASIWTNDIEVAERIGNQVQTGTFFMNRCDYLDPALSWTGVKETGKGCSLSEIAYEKLTSPKSFHLRKKQ; translated from the coding sequence ATGCAACAAACAATTACTCCAATAGATAACACTGTCTACATCGAAAGAGAATATAACTCTGATAAAATTGAAAGCACAATTATCAATTCAACTAATGCACAGATTGGTTGGTATAATTTAGGTGTTAAAGAAAGAGTTAGCTTATTAAAAAAATTTGTTGATGATTTTTTATCAAAAGAAAAAAAAATTTCTGAGGAGCTAAGTAGACAAATAGGTAGGCCTATTTCTCAAGCGGTTGGTGAATTAAAAGGTTTTAAAGAAAGAGCAGATTATATGCTTTCAATTGCAGAAAAAAAATTAGCAGACATAGACGTAACCAAGGACTCAAACTTTAAAAGTTTTATTAGAAGAAGAGCCTTAGGAGTAGTTTTCGTAATTGCACCTTGGAATTATCCCTATCTTACAGCAGTTAACTCTATTATTCCGGCTCTAGCTGCTGGAAATACGGTTATATTAAAACATTCTGCACAAACGCCTTTGTGTGCAGAACAACTTTATGAGTCTGCAAAAAAAACACTTCCAAAAGATGTTTTTAATTTTTTACATCTTAACCATAGTGATGGGTTAAAAGTTGTCTCTGACAATAGAATAAATTTTGTTTCTTTTACTGGATCAGTCAAAGCAGGTTATGATGTACAAAAAGCAACCCATACTAAGTTTATTGATATGGCTTTAGAATTAGGTGGAAAAGACCCTGCTTACGCAAGATATGATTGTGACTTGGACAAAACAGTTGAAAATTTAGTTGATGGATCTTTTTTTAATTCTGGACAATCTTGTTGTGGAATTGAAAGAATTTATGTTGATGAAAAAATTTATGATAATTTCTTAGAGAAGTTTATTTCACTTTCTTATAATTATAAACTTGGCAATCCTCTTGAAAAAGAAAACAACCTAGGCCCTGTAGTTAAGTTATCTGCTGCTGAATTTATAGTAAATCAAATGGAAAAGGCAGTAAGTAAAGGTGCAAAAAAAATGATTGATGAAAATAAATTTAAATTTCCAAAAGAACATAAAAATTATCTAGTTCCTCAAGTTTTAACAAATGTAAACCATGATATGGATTTTATGACTGAAGAAACATTTGGTCCTTGTGTTGGAATAATGAAAGTTAAAAATGAAGATGAGGCTGTAAGTTTAATGAATGACAGTCCCTATGGTTTAACAGCATCAATTTGGACAAATGATATAGAGGTTGCTGAAAGAATTGGTAATCAAGTTCAAACTGGAACTTTTTTTATGAATAGGTGTGATTATTTGGATCCAGCATTGTCTTGGACTGGCGTTAAAGAAACTGGGAAAGGTTGCTCGCTATCTGAAATAGCTTATGAAAAACTCACTTCACCTAAAAGTTTTCATTTAAGAAAAAAACAATAA
- a CDS encoding short chain dehydrogenase (PFAM: short chain dehydrogenase) codes for MKLNFKGKSAVITGACGGMGLEVSKSLSKNGISVLMLDIRAPEKSFLEKNQNCIFKKVDVTNLKNLKSKIDHFYKKNKSIDYLINTTGVLWFDKDVSAVDIQTVTWDKVFEINLKSMMYLSKIIIPLMKKNKFGSMVHISSIDALSGDDKPQDAYGASKAAMIRLSKSLAIQFASYNIRSNIILPGPIETGMQKRWKKNPNAKKNLEKFIPLNRVGKPTDISNACVFLLSDEANYITGTEIIVDGGLTAKP; via the coding sequence ATGAAACTTAATTTTAAAGGAAAAAGTGCTGTTATAACTGGGGCTTGTGGTGGTATGGGTCTTGAAGTTTCAAAATCACTATCCAAAAATGGTATTTCAGTTTTAATGTTAGATATTAGAGCTCCTGAAAAATCTTTTTTAGAAAAAAATCAAAATTGTATTTTTAAAAAAGTAGATGTTACCAATTTAAAAAATCTTAAATCTAAAATTGATCATTTTTACAAAAAAAATAAGAGCATAGACTATTTAATCAACACAACAGGGGTATTGTGGTTTGATAAGGATGTTTCTGCTGTAGATATTCAGACAGTTACTTGGGATAAGGTTTTTGAAATTAATCTTAAATCAATGATGTATTTATCAAAAATAATTATTCCACTAATGAAAAAAAATAAATTTGGGTCAATGGTTCATATTTCATCTATTGATGCTTTATCTGGTGATGACAAGCCACAAGATGCTTATGGCGCATCAAAAGCTGCGATGATTAGACTTTCTAAATCTTTAGCAATCCAATTTGCGTCTTACAATATAAGATCAAATATAATTTTACCTGGTCCTATTGAAACTGGGATGCAAAAAAGATGGAAAAAAAATCCGAATGCTAAAAAGAATTTGGAAAAGTTTATACCTCTAAATAGAGTTGGAAAACCGACTGATATTTCAAATGCTTGTGTATTTTTGTTAAGTGATGAAGCTAATTATATTACTGGAACTGAAATAATTGTTGATGGTGGTTTAACAGCTAAACCTTGA
- a CDS encoding Bacterial ABC superfamily ATP binding cassette transporter, binding protein, family 7 (PFAM: Bacterial ABC superfamily ATP binding cassette transporter, binding protein, family 7) — protein sequence MKKEKKIITSKRRSFIKKAGLLTLGAAGAAAVKAPYVYAASNPIKWRLQTYSGAPLGAHVIKPQIEAFNKAAYGEMEIELYYADQLVPTDELFRAMQAGTIDAVQSDDATMGSPVDIQVFGGYFPFATRYSLDVPSLFKYYGLNEIWDEAYSEVDGVQWLSTSAWDPCHLFTVNKKITKLSDMKGLRVFGVPTAGKFLARYGLIPVIVPWDDVEVAMQTGELDGVCWCGFTEAYEVGWADICKYALTNSVTGAWFGSYFANQKSWDKLSPKLQALYRMSINDSHYYRQVWYWGGEADLRVNGKKMELTSLPANEWSKVVEDSKEFWDETSKISPRAKKVVDAFKLYAQTMEKAGYPYR from the coding sequence GTGAAAAAAGAGAAAAAAATAATTACGAGCAAACGACGTTCGTTTATAAAAAAAGCTGGTCTTTTAACTTTAGGAGCAGCAGGTGCGGCGGCGGTTAAGGCTCCATATGTATATGCAGCCTCAAATCCAATTAAATGGAGACTTCAAACATATTCTGGAGCTCCTTTAGGTGCCCACGTAATTAAACCACAAATTGAAGCATTTAATAAAGCTGCTTACGGTGAAATGGAAATCGAGCTTTACTATGCCGATCAATTAGTTCCAACTGATGAGCTCTTCAGAGCAATGCAAGCTGGAACAATTGATGCTGTACAGAGTGATGATGCAACTATGGGTTCACCAGTAGATATTCAGGTATTTGGTGGATATTTCCCATTTGCAACTAGATACAGTTTAGATGTTCCATCTTTATTTAAATATTATGGTTTAAATGAAATTTGGGATGAAGCATACAGTGAAGTAGATGGAGTTCAATGGTTAAGCACTAGTGCTTGGGATCCATGTCATTTATTTACTGTAAATAAAAAAATAACAAAACTTTCTGACATGAAAGGATTACGTGTGTTTGGTGTTCCGACTGCAGGTAAGTTCTTAGCAAGATATGGATTAATTCCTGTCATTGTGCCTTGGGATGATGTTGAGGTAGCTATGCAAACTGGTGAACTTGATGGTGTTTGCTGGTGTGGATTTACAGAAGCTTACGAAGTGGGTTGGGCTGATATCTGTAAATATGCACTAACTAATTCAGTAACAGGTGCATGGTTTGGATCTTATTTTGCCAACCAAAAGAGTTGGGATAAATTAAGTCCAAAACTTCAAGCATTATACAGAATGTCTATTAATGATTCTCATTATTATAGACAAGTATGGTACTGGGGCGGAGAAGCTGATCTACGTGTTAACGGTAAGAAAATGGAATTAACTAGCTTACCAGCTAACGAGTGGAGTAAAGTTGTTGAAGACTCGAAAGAGTTCTGGGATGAAACTTCTAAGATTAGTCCACGTGCTAAAAAAGTTGTTGATGCATTTAAGTTATATGCTCAAACAATGGAAAAAGCAGGATATCCTTACAGATAA
- a CDS encoding DctM family transporter (PFAM: DctM-like transporters~TIGRFAM: TRAP transporter, DctM subunit), which yields MLAQYLSYEFIALFMFITMLTMMFTGQRVFGAIGFVATASALLIWGDGSIEMPYTATWKLFKWYPMLTLPLFIYMGFMISESGIANDLYKMFHVLMGGLKGGLAIGTMFMMVAISAMNGLSVAGMAIGATIALPEMLKRKYDKRMITGVVQAGSSLGILIPPSVVMVLYGMIARQPVSKLWMAGLLPGLLMATLFILYIYIRCRLQPELGPVLPKKERDIPLIDKLKLLKAGIIPFVIFFLMTGLFLMGIASLVECSAVGAFLATLAAIYKKRFNKEILEKTLRKTLGVSCMFMWIILAALCFGAVFDGLGAGKAIETLFIEKWNLSPWGVLIMMQLSYIIMGMFLDDTAMLVIVAPLYVPLIIALGFDPIWYGVLYTITCQIAYMTPPFGYNLFLMRAMAPKEITLADIYRSIIPFVLVMVFGLAVVMIFPEIATYLPEKYLSR from the coding sequence ATGTTAGCACAATACTTAAGTTATGAATTTATAGCGTTGTTTATGTTTATAACAATGTTGACCATGATGTTTACTGGTCAAAGAGTATTTGGTGCTATTGGTTTTGTTGCAACAGCCTCAGCGTTATTGATTTGGGGAGATGGCTCAATAGAAATGCCATACACAGCCACTTGGAAACTTTTTAAATGGTATCCAATGTTAACACTGCCTTTATTTATTTATATGGGTTTTATGATTTCAGAATCTGGAATAGCCAATGATTTATATAAAATGTTTCATGTCTTGATGGGTGGTTTAAAAGGAGGTTTGGCCATAGGTACAATGTTTATGATGGTAGCTATTTCAGCAATGAATGGATTAAGTGTTGCAGGTATGGCTATTGGGGCAACAATTGCTTTACCAGAGATGCTTAAACGAAAATATGATAAGCGAATGATTACTGGAGTAGTTCAAGCAGGAAGTTCGCTTGGAATTTTAATTCCTCCAAGTGTTGTTATGGTTTTATATGGAATGATTGCAAGACAACCTGTTAGTAAACTTTGGATGGCTGGATTGTTACCTGGTTTATTAATGGCTACTTTATTTATTCTTTATATATATATTAGATGTAGACTTCAGCCAGAACTTGGCCCAGTTCTACCGAAGAAAGAAAGAGATATTCCTTTAATAGATAAATTAAAATTACTTAAAGCTGGAATAATTCCTTTTGTAATTTTCTTTTTAATGACTGGATTATTTTTAATGGGAATAGCAAGTTTAGTAGAATGTTCTGCAGTTGGTGCATTTCTAGCAACATTAGCTGCTATATATAAAAAGAGATTTAATAAAGAAATTTTAGAAAAAACATTAAGAAAAACTTTGGGAGTTTCTTGTATGTTTATGTGGATAATACTTGCAGCACTTTGTTTTGGAGCAGTTTTTGATGGCCTTGGTGCTGGAAAGGCTATTGAAACTTTATTTATTGAAAAATGGAATTTATCTCCGTGGGGTGTATTAATTATGATGCAGCTATCTTACATCATAATGGGAATGTTTTTAGATGATACTGCAATGCTTGTAATTGTAGCTCCACTTTATGTGCCACTAATAATTGCTCTTGGATTTGATCCTATTTGGTATGGTGTTTTGTATACTATAACTTGTCAAATAGCTTACATGACACCTCCGTTTGGGTATAATTTATTTTTAATGAGAGCAATGGCTCCAAAAGAAATTACTTTAGCAGATATCTATAGATCAATAATTCCATTTGTTCTGGTCATGGTATTTGGTCTTGCTGTTGTTATGATTTTTCCAGAGATCGCAACTTATCTACCTGAAAAATATCTTTCAAGATAG
- a CDS encoding tripartite ATP-independent periplasmic transporter, DctQ family (PFAM: Tripartite ATP-independent periplasmic transporters, DctQ component): MPKIIKYYVHLIDTICEKVGRFVMYWIFFMMFLLILSFVTRNIINFPLMWIIEMAQFTITAYYLLGGGYSMITDDHVRMDLFYGRLKKRGKAIMDVCTSGFLIFYLIILFYGSITSLQYTIKTKQKLFTAWAPYVWPIKTLMLIGILLMLLQAFSTLFKDIAKIRNKKI, from the coding sequence ATGCCAAAAATAATTAAATACTACGTACATCTCATTGATACGATCTGTGAAAAAGTTGGAAGATTTGTGATGTACTGGATTTTTTTCATGATGTTTCTGTTGATTTTGTCATTTGTGACAAGAAATATTATTAACTTTCCACTTATGTGGATTATTGAAATGGCTCAATTTACTATTACAGCTTACTATCTTTTAGGTGGTGGTTATTCCATGATCACAGATGACCATGTGAGGATGGATTTATTTTATGGAAGACTTAAAAAAAGAGGAAAAGCAATAATGGATGTCTGTACCAGTGGTTTTTTAATTTTTTACTTAATAATTTTATTTTATGGCTCAATTACAAGTCTACAATACACAATTAAAACTAAGCAAAAACTATTTACAGCTTGGGCGCCTTATGTATGGCCCATTAAAACATTAATGTTAATTGGAATATTGTTAATGTTACTTCAAGCTTTTTCCACTTTATTTAAAGATATTGCAAAGATAAGGAATAAAAAAATTTAA
- a CDS encoding sodium:solute symporter (PFAM: Sodium:solute symporter family) has protein sequence MENYLLSQSNSLLLVISISLIFSFLGIFYSKQFKGLSNYLTANRNIESFSLTLSLVASALGAWILFGPASAATWGGIGAVIGYALGTAFPMIAFIFLGKKIRKDFKKGSTIIEFVRKKFGKSLFKLVLLMSIFYMFIFLCAELTAVAFLINYISGTELWITSFIIIISTLVYTLYGGLRASIFTDNIQMIVIFILLIVSFNYILNINADQFSFSFIKEKSPHLVSANYIPSYTAGITFFIAVAATNLFHQGNWQRVYAAKNYETLKKSLLVSFFIIVPIVFFMGFSGLVAVSINSKVIPDLGFFTLLLNENTKYISLLIIVLALALTISTVDTLINAISSLIVVDGKATLNLDKKTDYLKLSKYIIVGLSLIAFFVASKGFSILYLFLLADLFCCAFVFTIFYSFYDKKLDEKIAYKAIIVGLIGGFLLFPSPDFSKSLLVGVLLSKELFNPLISQSLLFLSFIIATITPIIFLRSK, from the coding sequence ATGGAAAACTATTTATTAAGTCAATCAAATTCACTTTTACTAGTCATATCAATCAGTTTAATCTTTAGCTTCTTAGGAATATTTTATTCTAAGCAATTTAAAGGTTTATCTAATTATCTAACTGCAAATAGAAATATAGAGTCTTTTTCTTTAACTTTAAGTTTGGTTGCTTCCGCCTTAGGAGCCTGGATTTTATTCGGTCCAGCATCTGCCGCTACTTGGGGTGGTATAGGTGCTGTAATTGGTTATGCACTTGGAACTGCATTTCCAATGATTGCTTTTATATTTCTTGGAAAAAAAATAAGAAAAGATTTTAAAAAAGGATCAACTATAATTGAATTTGTTAGAAAAAAATTTGGTAAGAGTTTATTTAAATTAGTTTTATTAATGAGCATTTTTTATATGTTCATATTTCTTTGTGCAGAGCTAACAGCAGTTGCTTTTTTAATAAATTATATTTCAGGAACTGAATTATGGATTACGTCATTTATAATCATTATATCAACTTTAGTTTACACACTTTACGGAGGTTTAAGAGCCTCTATCTTCACTGATAATATTCAAATGATAGTAATATTTATTTTATTAATTGTTTCATTTAATTACATATTAAATATTAATGCAGATCAATTTTCTTTTTCATTTATTAAAGAAAAAAGTCCTCACTTAGTCAGTGCAAATTATATTCCAAGTTATACAGCTGGAATAACTTTTTTTATTGCGGTTGCCGCTACAAATTTGTTTCATCAAGGAAATTGGCAAAGAGTATATGCTGCAAAAAATTATGAAACTTTAAAGAAAAGTCTTTTAGTTTCTTTTTTTATTATTGTTCCAATTGTTTTTTTTATGGGTTTTTCAGGTTTGGTTGCTGTTTCAATAAACTCAAAAGTTATTCCTGATTTAGGATTTTTTACACTTTTATTAAATGAAAACACAAAATACATTTCATTATTAATTATAGTTCTAGCTCTAGCTTTAACTATTTCTACGGTTGATACTTTAATTAATGCTATTTCAAGTTTGATAGTAGTTGATGGAAAGGCAACTTTAAATTTAGATAAGAAAACTGATTATTTAAAATTATCAAAATATATAATTGTTGGATTATCCTTAATTGCATTTTTTGTAGCCTCAAAAGGATTTAGTATTTTATATTTATTTTTATTAGCAGATTTATTTTGCTGTGCTTTTGTCTTCACAATTTTTTATAGTTTTTATGATAAAAAATTAGATGAGAAGATAGCCTATAAGGCTATAATTGTAGGTTTAATTGGAGGGTTTTTATTGTTCCCGTCTCCAGATTTTTCAAAAAGTTTATTAGTTGGTGTATTATTGTCAAAAGAATTATTTAATCCACTCATATCACAATCTTTATTATTTTTATCATTTATAATTGCAACAATTACACCAATTATTTTTTTAAGATCAAAATAG
- a CDS encoding pentapeptide repeat protein (PFAM: Pentapeptide repeats (8 copies)) — protein sequence MLALRMRKVILAIALLFSLLSPAYSACDDPLADGVDYSKCRFSDGQDLQGSYLPNSNLSFTSFIQVNFDKSIMMNSNLSFGTFPESTFYRANLYESVMIGANFEKTNFTGANLTKADFMGSTLIEANFQNANLMEANFTSANISNVNFEGANLIGANWTDGEKCGAGSIGECKK from the coding sequence ATGTTAGCTTTAAGAATGAGAAAAGTTATTTTAGCCATAGCTTTATTATTCTCTTTATTATCACCAGCATATTCAGCTTGCGATGATCCTTTGGCTGATGGTGTAGATTATTCAAAATGCAGATTTTCTGATGGTCAAGACTTACAAGGAAGTTATCTTCCAAATTCTAATTTGTCATTTACAAGTTTTATACAAGTAAATTTTGATAAGAGTATAATGATGAATTCAAATTTATCATTTGGTACATTTCCAGAGTCTACTTTTTACAGGGCTAATTTATATGAATCTGTGATGATAGGAGCAAACTTTGAAAAAACCAATTTTACTGGTGCTAATTTAACAAAAGCAGATTTTATGGGCTCAACTTTAATCGAAGCTAATTTTCAAAATGCAAATTTAATGGAAGCAAATTTTACTTCAGCAAATATATCCAATGTTAATTTTGAGGGCGCAAATCTAATAGGAGCAAATTGGACAGATGGTGAAAAATGTGGTGCAGGCTCAATTGGAGAATGTAAAAAATAA
- a CDS encoding tartrate dehydrogenase (PFAM: Isocitrate/isopropylmalate dehydrogenase~TIGRFAM: tartrate dehydrogenase) — translation MKEYNIACIAGDGIGKEVLPEGIKILNETAQKHQFKINLEEYDFASCDYYEKHGKMLPDDWKQKLSKHDAIFFGAVGMPDRVPDHISLWGSLLQFRREFDQYINLRPVKLFPGINPPLANKKPGDIDMLIVRENTEGEYSSVGGRMFKNSDREIAIQETIMSRHGVNRVQKFAFELAKTRKRKKLTNATKSNGISITMPFWDEIFNENKKLYPDIETDQFHIDILVARFVLNPEWFDVVVASNLFGDILSDLGPACTGTIGIAPSGNINPEKKFPSLFEPVHGSAPDIAGQGIANPVGQIWSGAMMLEYLGEKEAANSIVAAIEKTISEKSNRTKDLGGDSNTVNCSDAIKSNL, via the coding sequence ATGAAAGAATATAACATTGCATGTATTGCTGGAGATGGAATTGGAAAAGAAGTTCTTCCAGAGGGAATAAAAATTCTAAATGAAACAGCACAAAAACATCAATTCAAAATTAATTTAGAGGAGTATGATTTTGCATCATGTGATTATTATGAAAAGCATGGAAAAATGCTTCCAGATGATTGGAAACAAAAATTAAGTAAACATGATGCTATATTTTTTGGAGCAGTTGGGATGCCAGATAGAGTTCCAGATCATATTTCTTTATGGGGATCATTACTTCAGTTTAGAAGAGAGTTTGATCAGTATATAAATCTTAGACCAGTAAAATTATTTCCAGGAATTAATCCTCCATTAGCTAATAAAAAACCTGGCGATATTGATATGTTAATTGTTAGAGAAAATACTGAAGGTGAATACTCATCAGTTGGTGGAAGAATGTTTAAGAATAGTGATAGAGAAATAGCTATTCAAGAAACTATTATGTCAAGACATGGGGTAAATAGAGTTCAAAAATTCGCTTTTGAATTAGCTAAAACTAGGAAAAGAAAAAAACTAACAAATGCAACAAAATCAAATGGTATTTCTATTACTATGCCATTTTGGGATGAAATATTTAATGAAAATAAAAAACTCTATCCTGATATAGAAACTGATCAGTTTCATATTGATATTTTGGTTGCAAGATTTGTTTTAAATCCAGAATGGTTTGATGTTGTTGTGGCTTCAAATTTATTTGGTGATATTTTATCTGATCTTGGACCCGCTTGTACTGGAACTATAGGTATAGCTCCTTCAGGAAATATTAATCCTGAAAAAAAATTCCCATCGTTATTTGAACCTGTTCATGGATCAGCGCCTGATATCGCAGGACAAGGAATAGCAAATCCTGTTGGTCAAATTTGGTCTGGAGCTATGATGTTAGAGTATCTAGGAGAGAAAGAAGCGGCTAATTCAATAGTTGCTGCAATTGAAAAAACTATATCTGAAAAAAGTAATAGAACAAAAGATTTAGGTGGAGATAGCAATACTGTTAATTGCTCAGATGCAATTAAATCAAATCTTTAA